One stretch of Malus domestica chromosome 14, GDT2T_hap1 DNA includes these proteins:
- the LOC103415324 gene encoding protein NEN1-like isoform X2, with translation MASRSEDRCEIAFFDLETTRPTDRTILEFGSILVCPRTLVELDNYSTLVRPADLSVISSLPDRRNGITRAALVDAPFFQDIADRVYDILHGRIWAGHYILKFDCERIREAFAQIGRRAPEPKDTIDSWELLRQTFGRRAGDMKMASLATYFGLGQQTHRSLDDVRMNLEVLKCCAAVLFMESSLPDIFKKNSWVPSNANTRICSENTERVSNLVESSTARPYAFDMDPLRDEVMQEQNQPDNAMVEMPMQKSVESSSSFAASGSSHGTMEFLQPDEVSIPSIRATLVPSYNRSQRIKLLHKDETLQLCYRHMELRFGISGKYSDQDGRPLLDIVCYASQNLCKVLDACDGVVQKFKDSGSSSEWKPAVIQKDRTYTVKLHIQHTTEIYQKEPCGAEQRLVTKFDASELSTHLKPRTFVDAFFSLEPYDYQQSAGIRWVAKKLILLPN, from the exons atggccagTCGGAGCGAGGACCGGTGCGAAATAGCCTTCTTCGACTTGGAGACGACGAGGCCGACcgaccgcaccatcttggaatTCGGGTCGATTCTCGTTTGCCCCAGGACGCTGGTGGAGCTCGACAACTACTCCACCCTGGTCCGACCCGCCGACCTCTCCGTCATCAGTTCCCTGCCCGACCGCCGCAACGGCATTACCCGCGCCGCCCTCGTCGACGCCCCTTTTTTTCAGGACATCGCCGACAGGGTCTACGACATTCTCCACG GACGTATATGGGCTGGTCACTACATTCTGAAGTTTGATTGTGAGCGGATTCGGGAGGCTTTCGCGCAGATTGGTCGGCGTGCACCAGAACCGAAAGATACAATCGATTCATGGGAATTATTGAGACAGACGTTCGGAAGGAGAGCTGGTGACATGAAG ATGGCCTCCCTTGCAACCTATTTCGGGCTTGGACAGCAGACACACAG GAGTTTGGATGATGTTCGAATGAATCTGGAAGTTCTGAAATGCTGTGCGGCCGTTTTATTCATG GAGTCGAGCCTCCCGGACATATTCAAGAAGAATAGTTGGGTTCCTTCAAATGCTAACACAAGAATTTGTAGTGAAAACACCGAACGAGTCTCTAATCTGGTTGAATCTAGCACAGCTCGACCATATGCCTTTGACATGGACCCGCTTCGCGATGAAGTGATGCAAGAGCAGAATCAGCCAGACAACGCCATGGTAGAAATGCCTATGCAAAAGTCTGTTGAGAGTTCTTCCTCTTTCGCTGCATCGGGGAGTTCCCATGGCACTATGGAGTTTTTACAGCCAGATGAAGTTTCTATTCCTTCTATCCGTGCTACCCTTGTTCCGTCGTATAATCGGAGTCAGAGGATAAAGTTGTTACACAAAGATGAAACTTTGCAGCTTTGCTATAGGCATATGGAATTGCGGTTTGGAATCAGCGGAAAGTATTCTGATCAAGATGGCCGTCCACTATTGGATATTGTTTGTTACGCATCACAAAATTTGTGCAAAGTTCTTGATGCATGTGATGGCGTTGTACAAAAGTTTAAGGATTCTGGTAGCAGCTCCGAATGGAAGCCTGCTGTGATCCAAAAGGACCGTACTTATACAGTGAAATTACA CATACAGCACACCACAGAGATATATCAAAAAGAGCCTTGTGGCGCAGAGCAGAGGCTCGTCACCAAGTTTGATGCTTCAGAACTTAGCACCCA